The genomic region CTTAAAGGATTTTATAATTTAGTTCCCCCACTTCTGAGCCAATTTGACGGTCACGATCATCAACTCAGCGGACAaataatttagaattcatccaataTGCACAAATTTTGAACAGGCTTGTGCTTACCTTTAAATCTTTTAGACCGGTCTGTTGTCCGCCTCATATCAGATCGTACCTTAAGCTCCGAATTAGACCCCTCAGCCGCAAAAGAATCCGGGTCACTTTCATCTAGTTTCACTTTCTGGCTGCAGGTCCTATTTTCTCTGCAAAAGCATGTAGTTTCCTGTCAGTACTTTTTGGCACAGACTGTACTCAGAGTTGGGCCTCTCCTAGAACAATCTAATCAGCAAATAAGCATTCAGATCATATATTTAAATCCCAACATGAGGCAGACAGAAATTAGCAGAGACACCTGGGATACTGAAGGGATGAGGCTTTAATAACGGTACTGCACATTCTGATACACACTGCATAGGCTGTGGCCCGTTAGAATGCTGAACCCCGAATTGTATTTACACTGTAATATGGTGAAATCTTGTTCATTTTTCTGCAAATTTATCATGAAATTGCATAGTAGTTAAAATTACTTacattgtttctttgttttctataGCAACCTGACATGTTGCCCTCTTATTTTAGTGTACATACTTTTAAGTATTTGTTGGTAAATATAACTAAATTgttctttcaaataaattaaattaaaattccaGTTAATTATGCCCTAGTCCAAGTGTTGCCCAAGCTTCCTCTCCATCAGAGGAGTGGCGGTCAGAGCTGATTTTCCAGTTCACATAGCACCACCTGTCATATTCCCACCTGTACTGATGGGCCCATAGGACCCAAAATGTTGGGTAAATGTTCACTATACTTTTTAAtgtatgtgtatttgtatgtaCTAAACTAAAGTATCAGCTTCATTcacaaaagttgattctgttcatctggttgttttcagtgggagaaactttCCGTcattcatccaagtgacttcttcagtctcagctgactgcaggtttccccagtcttataagcattacatttacataattaCTGAAACtcgcaccactgaaggaacaatgggctgggaggtcagatccttgatcattaatatgcaaactcTTGTGCctattgatcaacaaccactgatcagtgGCCacgagtaccattcacagagggTTGGGGAatagctgcaatcacagcattgtaagatggtgaaagaggTACCCTTAggctccatcttatcttaatgaccttgtagtaccatatcaccctattagagcacttcgctctcgctctgcaggcctacttgttgttcctagagtatttaaaagtagaatgggaggcagagccttcagttttcaggcccctcttctgtggaaccagcttccagtttggattcaggagacagacactatctctacttttaagattaggcttcaaactttcctttttgctaaagcatagagttagggctggaccaggtgaccctgaatcctcccttagttatgctgcaatagacgtaggctgccggggattcccatgatgcattgagtttttcctttccagtcacctttctcactcactatttattaacagacctctctgcattgaatcatatctgttattaacctctgtctctcttccacagcatgtctttatcctgtcttccttctctcaccccaaccaatcacagcagatggccccgcccctccctgagcctggttctgctggaggtttcttcctgttaaaagggagtttttccttcccactgtcgccaaagtgctgctcatagggggtcatatgattgttgggtttttctctgtatgtattattgtagggtctaacTAAGACAAAAACTCTGTGTGAGGCCcgggtggacgatagatgataacaaataagactgtttctgagttttacagctggggtggaggCAAAGTCTTCttgggtctttggttgattaatcAGGATATGCAGAAGAAGATTAATGGATGGAGACTagtatttttactttactttgatagttttttttatcatgtactataatatattttatacAAGCTGTGTTGTGTTATTACAGTTGTGAGCCTCAGAATATTGTTTGATAGCAACATATTTAATCAGTAAGAGCTGCAGAACTGTAAATAAGAGAGTTAGTAACAACCATGAAACCACGACGTCACACTTACACAGACCTGTTCtaaaaatttaatttgattaaacagaaataaagcaaaacaaatcctGCCTTCACTGTAACCAAACAGCCTCCTCAGTGAATGTAAATTATATAACTTTTCAAATTATTGTGACTGACAGGGTTAGCACTGCTTCCTCAGAGCAAGAAGATCCCGGTTTGAATCCcacttcccacagtccaaagacatacatATTAGGTTTCTGTTCGTCCTGCGATAGACTGATGATCTGTTGAGGGTGTACTCTGCCTCATATCGCACCAAAGCTGGGAAAGGTTACAGGCCCCTGAACCCTGAGCTGGATAAGTGGAAAGAAATAGATAGATCACCAGCCATCCATTCTGACTGCAACTAATGGAGGATTATGAAAATTATAACAAGGACAGGCTTGTATCGCTGGATTCTAAAAAACGACtgtaaaaaacaacatgttattcttaaaaggaaaaaaacaggaggagaagcTTCTAGTTAATTTAGGATAATCACTTAGTAGACAGTGTGACAGAAACATTCATTGCTTCTTTCCAAATGTACTCTAAGGGTAAATCTTAGCCCCCGCCGTGACAGCTAAAAGTTTCAGTTGACAACATAGATTATAAACAAGGATGGGTCTGATGGTCTGGTCTCTGAGACCATAAATAAGTGCACTCAGACATCTGGGGAGAATAAAAAGAAGGACGTAAAGAGCATTCTGTATGAGCAGAGACACTCTAtttgaaactgtttttgagGTGAGTAAAAGTAATGCATTGTTCACAGTTGAAGAGAGGCTGAAGCCGAGCTGCACCAGATGTAGCAGCAGGGTGTTACGAGCCTTCCCGGCTGAAGCTTTGTCTGTGGAGGCCGATCTAGCTGCCAACATAACACCTACATAGGAGCAAGTGACTCCAACAAAAGCTGACACAAACAGAAAGCAAGTGTAAGCTTTGTCATACTCATGAGATACAGGTGTGAGAAACATGAGAAATGTATTACAAACATATCTTTTCAACTGCAGACGCTGCAGCTCTTCAAATGGAAATTCTAACAGCAGCAGAACTCGAATGAGAATATTCAGTGAACAAAAGATCCAAATCGTAATAATGGACACCTCTGTGTTTCTGATGGTGATGATAGTAGCGTGCCTGAGTGGGTAACACACAGCTACATATCGCTCCAGAGACATCAGCACCAGAGTGAGAGGAGAGATTTCATTGGTGAGATTAGCAAACATGACAAGAATACCACAGACAGGATAAGGTAACGTTATTCTACAAAAAAACATCATGTATAGTATCTGGCTCACTGCCATCTGTAGCGTGTCTGCAAGAACGAGGTTATACAGGAGAATGTAACGGCAGGTTTCACGAAACACTGATTTACTCCTCAAGGTGAACAACATGATCACATTAATGCAGAAGAAAACACAGCATGGTAATGTAGTCAGGGAGGAGAGCAAACCTCT from Astatotilapia calliptera chromosome 10, fAstCal1.2, whole genome shotgun sequence harbors:
- the LOC113030587 gene encoding odorant receptor 131-2-like; this encodes MSDISQTNISVGLHDLERGLLSSLTTLPCCVFFCINVIMLFTLRSKSVFRETCRYILLYNLVLADTLQMAVSQILYMMFFCRITLPYPVCGILVMFANLTNEISPLTLVLMSLERYVAVCYPLRHATIITIRNTEVSIITIWIFCSLNILIRVLLLLEFPFEELQRLQLKRYVCNTFLMFLTPVSHEYDKAYTCFLFVSAFVGVTCSYVGVMLAARSASTDKASAGKARNTLLLHLVQLGFSLSSTVNNALLLLTSKTVSNRVSLLIQNALYVLLFILPRCLSALIYGLRDQTIRPILVYNLCCQLKLLAVTAGAKIYP